AATGGCACTAACACGAACCGCACTGAATCCGCCATTACCCTTACATGGCAGGATCCCGGTACTGTGACATGGCAGAATCCCGGCACTGCCAGGCTGGATATAAAGGTCAGCGACCAGGCAGGCGCTTCAAAGACCTTCAACAGGACCATCTCCATCAACCCGTCAGGAGGCTCCGTAGCTCCGCCGGTACAGACCGCTGCTCCCGCGCAGCCGCCCCAGGAGATATGGCACATAAATGCGAACGGCCATGGAGGAACGATAGATTTTCAAAAAGCAACGGTTCACTTCGGCTCAGAGGGATTGGAGAAAATCACCGATATAGTCTTTGATCCCGGTTCCGGGAGAGTTGCCTTCACTCGACCGGATAAAAGACAGCAGTTCACTGGAACCATAAGTGGGAACAAGATGCAGGGAACATTTACCTCGGATGGGTCGTCATATCAATGGGAAGCATCCAGGAGGTAAGTCCAGAAACTAAAGCCTGTTTCAGGGAGAAGGCGCTCTGTAGTTCTTTAAGGATGTTTTCTTAAGGCACCTGGACTGTGGCTGCCTCCATAGCGGCTTTGCCCTAATCCTCCGATTCGGGCCCGCGAAGGACGCGGTGAGGGTAATATTATGCGGGGGGATTTCATGAGGACTTCGGAATTTCATCAATCCAACCGACAGGCCTGGAATGAAGGCGCGGCGCGTTATCGTGAATGGATTGATGATGACATTGTTTTCCTCCGCGCGGGGGGAATTGGTCTCGAACCGCCGGAATTGCGTTATCTTGTGGACCTCAAGTCATGGTGTAAACGCGCGATTCACCTCCAGTGCGCGGGAGGCAAGGATACGCTGTCCCTATGGAATCATGGCGCACATGAAGTGATCGGAGTTGACATCAGCGAAGTGATGATCGATTGCGCGCGGCAAAAATCCGAAGCCCTGAACGCCCCCGCGCGATGGATTCACAGTGATATCCTCCTGACTCCCCATGATTTGGACGGAACGGCTGATTTAGTATACACCGGCAAAGGAGCCATCTGCTGGATTATGGATATCGAAGCCTGGGCTGATGTTGTGGCGCGATTACTGGTCCCCGGTGGAATGCTCTATCTCTTCGAGGGGCATCCGATTCTGGACTGCATGGATCTCGAGGCCTCGGAATTTCGCCTCGATTCTGTTTATGGGAATTATTTTTCGCAGGAGGCCTTCGAGTCGAAGGGATGGTCGTCGGAATATATCGGTGAATTGGAAAAACCCGCATCCGAACAGACCCCGAAGTATGAAAAAATCTGGCCGGTAGGACGGGCGGTTACGACACTCATCAGCACGGGTTTGCGTATCGAGGCTCTGGAGGAGCATCCGGAACCGTTTTGGGGCGGGATGTCGAAGATGGATCTGGAATATAAAAAGCGATTGCCGAATACCTATTCCGT
This window of the Candidatus Eremiobacterota bacterium genome carries:
- a CDS encoding class I SAM-dependent methyltransferase, translated to MRTSEFHQSNRQAWNEGAARYREWIDDDIVFLRAGGIGLEPPELRYLVDLKSWCKRAIHLQCAGGKDTLSLWNHGAHEVIGVDISEVMIDCARQKSEALNAPARWIHSDILLTPHDLDGTADLVYTGKGAICWIMDIEAWADVVARLLVPGGMLYLFEGHPILDCMDLEASEFRLDSVYGNYFSQEAFESKGWSSEYIGELEKPASEQTPKYEKIWPVGRAVTTLISTGLRIEALEEHPEPFWGGMSKMDLEYKKRLPNTYSVVARKPL